Genomic segment of Candidatus Peregrinibacteria bacterium:
ATTTATTTTTACATTTTACCTTTTACATTTTACCTTTAAAATTTCCTCGCTAGATTTCAAAATTCTCAAAAATCAAATGTCTCCAGCATCATCGAAATTTGTCTTTATAACTGGCGGTGTCTGCTCTTCTCTGGGAAAGGGAATCGCTTCTGCCTCCATCGGAATGCTTCTCAAAAATGCTGGTTTCAAGGTCTCTATTCAAAAACTTGATCCGTATCTCAATGTTGATCCGGGAACAATGTCGCCATTTCAACATGGAGAAGTGTTTGTCACAGATGATGGAGCAGAAACCGATCTTGATCTTGGGCATTACGAAAGATTTATCGATGAAAATCTTTCCAAATATTCTACGGTTACTACGGGAAAAGTATATTCGGAAGTTCTCGAAAAAGAGCGAAAAGGAGATTTTCTTGGCGGAACGATTCAAGTGGTACCGCACATCACGAATGCTATTATTGCAAAAATTGAACAAGCTGCGGAAGAATCAAAAGCGGAAATTCTTATTATTGAAATCGGAGGAACTGTTGGAGACATAGAAGGGGAACCATTTTTGGAAGCGCTCCGCCAGATGAGAATGGAAAAAGGACTCTCAAATGTCCTTTCCGTTCATCTCACGCTACTTCCATATCTTGCGGCATCAGGAGAACTCAAAACAAAACCAACACAGCTTTCTGTTCGAGAAATGAGCAGAAGCGGTGTGCAGCCAGATATTATCTTGTGTAGAGCGGATAAAGAAATCCCGCCAGAACTTCTCGAAAAGATTTCAAAATTTTGCAACGTGGAAAGAGAAGCAGTGATTCCCGCCCCCACAGTGGACACGATTTATGAAGTTCCACTTGGTCTTCATAAACACGGAATTACGCAAATTCTTGAAAAAAAAATGAAGCTTCGTACGGTAGATCCGAAGCTCACCGAATGGAGAAAAATGGTGGACAACATTAAAAACGCGAAGGAAGAAATAAAAATCGCACTCTGCGGAAAATACACAGATCTCGATGATGCCTATCTTTCCGTTTTAGAAGCCATAAAATCAGCTTCATTTTCTTTAAAGAAAAAGCCGAAAATCATGTGGATCGATACTGAGCGCATTGAGAAAAATGACACAGAAGAATGGAAAAACCTCAAAGAGTGCGCAGGAATAGTTGTTCCTGGAGGATTTGGAAAAAGAGGAACAGAAGGGAAAGTTCTTGTCGCAAAATATGCAAGAGAGCACAAAATCCCCTACCTTGGACTTTGCCTTGGTGCGCAAATTATGGGAATTGAATTTGCGCGAAATGTATGTCACATCGAAGACGCAACATCAGAAGAATTTAACACTCGAGCAAAAAATCATATTATCCATTTTCTTCCCGGACAAAGCGAAACACGTGCAAAAGGCGGGACGCTTCGTCTTGGAGCATGGCCGTGTGTTCTCAGAAAAGGATTAAAGGCCGAGCGGGCATACAAAAAAAGAGAAATTTCAGAAAGACACCGACATCGATATGAATTTAATAATGCGTACAGAGAAGTGCTCGAAAAAAATGGGTTTCTTGTTTCAGGGATTTCTCCAGATGGAGAACTTGTGGAAATTGTCGAAATAAAAGACCATCCATTTATGCTCGGAACACAATTCCATCCGGAATTTAAATCCAGACCGAATCGACCACATCCGCTGTTTGCAGCATTTATGAGGGCGGTGATTTCGTGAAGAAGGGGGATAATTTTTAATTTTGAAATTTAAAATTTCTAAATAAATTCTAATTTTTAAATCTCAATTTTTAAACATTAGACATTAAGATTTATTTAAAAATTTCAAAATTTAAAATTCAAAATTTATAATTTTCTCCCATGTCTCAGCCCTACAAAGATCTCAAAGATCTCCTCAAAAAAGAATTTATTTTCGCCATCATCGGCGCTTCGAATGATCGCTTCCATCCTGGATTTC
This window contains:
- a CDS encoding CTP synthase translates to MSPASSKFVFITGGVCSSLGKGIASASIGMLLKNAGFKVSIQKLDPYLNVDPGTMSPFQHGEVFVTDDGAETDLDLGHYERFIDENLSKYSTVTTGKVYSEVLEKERKGDFLGGTIQVVPHITNAIIAKIEQAAEESKAEILIIEIGGTVGDIEGEPFLEALRQMRMEKGLSNVLSVHLTLLPYLAASGELKTKPTQLSVREMSRSGVQPDIILCRADKEIPPELLEKISKFCNVEREAVIPAPTVDTIYEVPLGLHKHGITQILEKKMKLRTVDPKLTEWRKMVDNIKNAKEEIKIALCGKYTDLDDAYLSVLEAIKSASFSLKKKPKIMWIDTERIEKNDTEEWKNLKECAGIVVPGGFGKRGTEGKVLVAKYAREHKIPYLGLCLGAQIMGIEFARNVCHIEDATSEEFNTRAKNHIIHFLPGQSETRAKGGTLRLGAWPCVLRKGLKAERAYKKREISERHRHRYEFNNAYREVLEKNGFLVSGISPDGELVEIVEIKDHPFMLGTQFHPEFKSRPNRPHPLFAAFMRAVIS